The region TGACTCAAAGGACAGGGTATGCTTATACGCAACACCcagacttcttctccttgtccaaACCCCTGGGGTTTGTTGAAGGATCAACGAGGATAACACTGTCCTTGTGTCTCAGcactctctccctctcaaTCTTGTCTTTCCGTTCCACGAGGATTGACGAGATGGCTTTAAATAGTTTTTCCACGCCTGAGTTGACAAATCAGTACCGGCTCCAGATAAACAAGACGAGCTGACTTACCTTCACCTGTGAGAGCACTGCACTCTCCCAATCTGACATTCTCCACTTGAACGCCCCATTCgtcctccacttcttccaattCCCCTATCAATCTGGGATCCCTTCCCAGGCTTCCAGCTCTACTTCTGACCTGATTTACCTTATAAGATGGATTTCCAAGGACCGGCAAAGACCTATTGGTACCCCCCAAAAGTTCTTCGGactctctccttttcactCCTGCCCCAAATTCACCAAGAGCCTCTGCCACACCAGGTCCTTCGCCCATTTTCCACCCACCTCTGGACCATTCGTCAGATTTCCGACGAGCGTTACGATCGGAACCAtatgaaggaaagagggggCTGCTTTCAACCCTAGTTCGTGGTGAGGAGGGAAGTTGAGGGGGATTGAAAGACGACGACCCAGGTGACGAAGTCTGAAGTGGCGGAGGGGAGGGTGCTTCTGTGAGCTGATGTAAGCTAGATATGGCACCACTCATGCTGACTGTCCGGTTCAAACCCAACACCTCAGATATGCCTGAGATAGAAAATCTACCCCCGGATGAACGATGACCAGGTGAAGAGGTCGGAGAAGCTAATAAAGGGCCGACAGGCTCAGTAAAAGTCGCCGAAGTCGGACCAGTTGGTGACTGCAATGTGGGGAACTCTAGCCGCGAAGGAGAGGTAGCAAGACTGGTAGATGCAGAGTTAGTGACCTTAACAGGAAAAGGTTTTGCACTGTGTCTTCTTGATCGTTTTTCATTTGCAATCTCCTTCGCTTTGCTTTTTTCTGGAGAAACTGGGATGTCTTTCGGACTGGGGAAGGGCACAGACGCCAGTGGGCGTGGTGAATCAGCAGAATGcctggaagaagaactgaTAGGCGCTGAGCGAAGAGTAGGTTCGGTAATGTGAGAGCTATAAGAATGAATCCGGGTGGACGGCGCGCGGGAAATGGTCGGGGTTGGTGAGGGGGAATCAATACGAGAAGTAGAGGTTGAAGAGCGGAAAAGACTTCTTTGTGGCGGTGAAGTCATCGGCGTAAGGacgggtggtggtggagacgGCGGGCTGATCCAGGACCTAATCATCTCTTTGGCAAAATCGAACCTATGTCTCGTCAGTTCGTTTCGCCAAGAATCACAACCATACTCActccacctccctcctATCGTTTAAGTCAATCTTTGCTCCAGCCACAAAGATGACGGTCTCTTTTGGTACACTTCTTCCCAACTCCTCAAGCCAGCTTCGAACATCTTCGAAACTCTGTTTGTCAGAGATGTCGTAAACCAACACACATACGTGTGCTCCTCTGTAATAGATGGGGGCCATAGAACGAAAGCGTTCTTGCCCAGCAGTGTCCCAAATTTGAAGTTTGACCCTTACACCAGAGTGCACAAGCTTGCGGGtatggagagaagagccGATTGTGGCGGGTGCGGGAGTAACAGAGAATGTGCGAGTGGTGTATCTCAAAATCAGTGAC is a window of Cryptococcus neoformans var. neoformans JEC21 chromosome 10 sequence DNA encoding:
- a CDS encoding Rab family GTP-binding protein, putative encodes the protein MSVLATPLPHRPFSDTELFTSSSGSVPAHAELPPVPPHIALPIPLPPQGTSFSTFQQRHTSSYPMPQQQTFSALGPAQPDVVPTNAIMPHAETSPSAPQGSAVGLADLTPDIHPQTPLPPTPEPSPPRRKVLGPTMMIKLAPPADDHSYHRYDVLGTEAEPSSVHSGESSGSTSTTPRRLPTLSIDIESFDSSPSHRTPSPKLGTSSGTPSQARVKSSSSTDPKPPRPKSMGPPPRPRRSQTAYPHGPVSVRMAESRSADSRERKLRATSVLRASSYSQVRSGSPGPSRAFSDAGSGSVTPRAFSASDLALPDLGGPDGLEAKVVLLGSQGVGKTSLILRYTTRTFSVTPAPATIGSSLHTRKLVHSGVRVKLQIWDTAGQERFRSMAPIYYRGAHVCVLVYDISDKQSFEDVRSWLEELGRSVPKETVIFVAGAKIDLNDRREVEFDFAKEMIRSWISPPSPPPPVLTPMTSPPQRSLFRSSTSTSRIDSPSPTPTISRAPSTRIHSYSSHITEPTLRSAPISSSSRHSADSPRPLASVPFPSPKDIPVSPEKSKAKEIANEKRSRRHSAKPFPVKVTNSASTSLATSPSRLEFPTLQSPTGPTSATFTEPVGPLLASPTSSPGHRSSGGRFSISGISEVLGLNRTVSMSGAISSLHQLTEAPSPPPLQTSSPGSSSFNPPQLPSSPRTRVESSPLFPSYGSDRNARRKSDEWSRGGWKMGEGPGVAEALGEFGAGVKRRESEELLGGTNRSLPVLGNPSYKVNQVRSRAGSLGRDPRLIGELEEVEDEWGVQVENVRLGECSALTGEGVEKLFKAISSILVERKDKIERERVLRHKDSVILVDPSTNPRGLDKEKKSGCCV